The DNA segment AAGCTTGTCAGGATTGTCTCCGTCAATGTAGCTATCAGCTAGTTCAGCTGTAGCTTTTAAACGAATAGAAATAATCCAACATAAACCTGAATCGTGCTAATAATAATTCCAAGAAACTGcctatttacaaacaaaaaaatactattggTGGAACATCTTCGCTTATTCTTTACAATATATCTGGTGATCTCATTGAGATCTCTGTGCCCTCTGTATGTAAACTATCTCCCAGTGATGGATTTAGGCTTGATGACTAatgatgattaaaatttaaaataactttataattaatCTGAACTCATTTTCAAAGGAGACTGGTCGTGAATTGTTTTTCGTCTCAAATTTttgcatttaaataattttgccGTCCCTAAGTCACGCCGCCCTAGGCCCGATCGCGCGGGGTTGAGCGTAAATCCATCACCGCTATCTCCGCATGGCAACCCTAGTGCGACCCGACGCACTTGAGGCCTAGTGCCCCAAGTCTGTCGGCGGTCGCGTTGTGTGTGTAACCGTGTCGGCGGCGCCGCAGGTGTGCGCGCTGTACGCGTACGCCGCCGCGCAGCCCGACGAGCTGTCGCTGGCCGAGGGCGACGTCGTCAACGTCACCAGGAAGACGGCCGAAGGTGAGCTGCTTCTCACTTCGATCTGTACAACCCGCTATAGACAGAgacagagacagagagagagagaatatatccttttttttattgcttagatgggtgtacgaactcaaacctggtgttaagtggttaccgaagctcatagacatctacaacgtaaatgccgccacctaccttgagatacgagttccaAGGTTtcaggatagttacaacggctgccccatccttcgaactgaaacgcattactgcttcacggcagaaataggcatggtggtggtacctacccgtgcggactcacaagaggtcctacttactgagctttattgcacaccaaaacagtGATTACAATTATAGAATAATGACAAGAAAACACAGCAGACAGTTGACGAGAAGTCGTGAAAGAGCGCGACGTCAAAAGATTGCAAATAAATTGCGTTATCTTACTGATTGGTTGGTGACGCTGTGGCTAGCGCCTCTGACTGCTATTCCGAagatcgtgggttcgattcccatgtCGGACAAACATTTGTGTGATTAACAAGTTTAATTTCTCTGTTCGGATATTTATTACACTGCAGGCCAAAAGTTTAAGACCACCTCAACTAAAGTAGGACAATgaaataaaactccaataaaatattaaatgtttaattaaccTGTTTAATCATCTAATAAAACACTGATCGATAAACATTATACTTTAAAAACGTAAAGAAATATTAGCAATACACGCTAAAAAGGCTATAGTTAGATAAcggatttttcataaaaaatcctTCTTTACATTCTATGTTATTCAAGTGCGGTCTTAAACTTTTGGCCGGCAatgtatctatctatgtatgtatgtatgtattatatttcaaaGTATATATGTACTTAAGTATCTGGTTCCATGGTATGGGAAATCCTAGTTTGGATACTAGATGATCGTGGGTGATTAGTCCCGGATTATTTATTTTCCCGCTCAGGCTGGTACTACGGCGAGCGCACCCGGGACGGGGAGGCGGGCTGGTTCCCCGGGGCCTACTCCGCCGAGATCGCGTCCCCGCACGTCCGGGCCCGCAACCTGCGACAACGGTACCGCCTGCTCGCGCTCTCCGGGACCTACCTAGGGAACAAGAGGAAGCTACTCTGAGTCTGAGTCGATCTAGGGAACAAGAGACTCTGAGTCTGAGTCGATCTAGGGAACAAGAGGAAGTTACTCTGAATCTGAGTGGAGCGATCTAGGGAACAAGAGGAAGTGAGTCTGAGTCGATCTAGGGCACAAGAGACTCTCAGTCTGAGTCGATCTAGGGAACAAGAGTAAGTGAGTCTGAGTCAATCTAGGGACAAGAGACTCTGAGTCGATCTAGGGAACAAGAGACTGAGTCTGAGTCGATCTAAGGAACAAGAGACTCTGAGTCTGAGTCAATCTAGGGACAACAGACTCTGAGTCTGAGTCGATCTAGGGAACAAGAGGAAGTTACTCTAAGTCGAATCGCCAGACCGCCCACCTGTTAAATTTACCTACAACGGATTCAAATTCGCCTCATTCGTAAAAATTGTCTTGTTTATTTGCGTCCTTTCGTTAAATTCAATATCCTTAACAAAGCACtcgattaattaaaaaacggataatagataaaatagtcgtaaatatgtacataatatttaagtattcAAAAATAAGAACTTTGAGGCGCACGCGAATTCTGATGTCATTCTCTTTTGTCACTCTTTAGTGCGAAATTAAATAACTTGGCATTTCCTTGTCTCTTATTGCAATTTTATAAACGACTCTTAAATGTATTTACTTTCTACTAAAAAATGTAATCTGTCCTCTAATAAACCATTATTACTGTTATTGACTCGTCGGCTCACCTATTGCGTCAATAATTTAGTGAGAATACAGAATACAAATCTTAAAGGGTTCTTCCTACCTTCAAGTACTACTAAATTGTCTTTGAAAGGCTCCCAACTAGGAGACGCGGTGGCTGAAATGACGCTTACGTCGTCCGCCAAAAACATGTTACATagggatttgtttttttttttcgtttcgatCCATCAtgtttttgacttttttttccctacctaagctaatgTCTTGAGAGaacatatcagcgtcaccgggctagtagatAAATTTCGACTGCTTATTTTCTCTCAAAATATGAATTCACACTTTTTGAAAATGAACAGTGAATAAAATACAGTCGTTTAATAATTATAGAAATTGGATTTGATTCGTTTAAAAATTATGGTgctaaagtataaataaatgtttttcgtGTTGAAATTAGAAACATGTCCGTCCAGACATTGCCTTCGTATTAAAGTTGTGAATTATAGTAGGATTTTAGTGTTTTATTGCACCGAAAGTAGAGCGCGTCATGCCTCTTGGATActgttatgcaataaaaaattaactgcactaattttcaaatttttcattACGTGTTGATTCTGGGACATCTTCTAAATAATTCTAATCAATTGCATAACACTCAAATCAATAATTCAAATACATATATATCTTAcagtttgttaaatatttacaataccTTATATTGTCTTGTATAGGAATAAGTGATAAAATTCATGCATTGACCGAAGGATTCGCTCTTAAAGAGAAAATCCTTTTATTGTATAGATTCGTGAGATGTACAGTTACGATTGAGATTTTAccgaatgtaaaaaaataaataaacgcctactgattaattttaagttgaatattcatttaatttaagttattttagaattaataaaatttcgcCGCTGTTTTATATTGCCTAGTCATGGAAAGCGGACAATTTTATATATGatttatgtaatttatgtaAGTCCTTGGTACTTCAATACAGCATGTCGAAAATATTAGCATCTCAGCGAGACGCCttgtttattaaaacattatcaAAATGTACGTTTAAGGAAAATGCTCGACACTTGATAATTTAAATGACATtttgacattaaaatatatgttttttttgacATGTTGACATTGCAGTGTCAATGACgttttaaacaacattcccGTGGTGACAAGTAattttcattgtattttaagttggtataaaaaacaaatttatggaAATAAATCAAGTTATTTAGCTTACAATGCAAAAAACTAAATCAATTGGTtataatgtatgtatttgtactTAAATTATTCTGTATAGGCATAGTCTAGATGTAGAATGTAACATTGTATGAATATTGGTTCgaataaatgtgtaataaacatTTGATTTTACTTTATTATGATGAAGTAAATAacctatttaataaaacaattaatcatTGGGATTTGTCTTAAAGCACACATTTCTAAACTATTTTATGTGAGAtgcacaataaaattaaattgaaatatgtatAAAGTTATGACACGAACAGGCTTGGAATTGAACCATGAATTTCATGTCTGTCACGGAACCACTACCGCGAGCGGtaagtctgtcattcctaaccatatTATGAATGACATAGCTATAGATTTTAGAATCAAGACGCGCGGCCTTAAGGCGGTCCTGTACTAGAAAAATGTCCATAGGATGGTTACGccaaaaatcacaaacctgatcacgttgatttgcgagaccttAAGTGTTAAagaatcctatcgttacggataggagTTTTATTCTatctatgtacgccattgattacaaGCGGAGTGATGGGAGGACGTGcatatttaacgacgcgtaccTATTCTATACGTCAGAGTATTCTTGCACAACTGCGATGTAATATAATGTGCAGAGGAGGCGGCGCGgttggcgtcgcccaaagcgctAACTcactcaaagttgatcgactggaAAAAGTCGAtagctagagcgagattgtcggacgcaaTCGGATGACAagtcgcgggggaggggcgAGTTACAGGGGCGTCACAGGgttgttcgtgtacggcaaggGATTAGCCCAAGCCGTGACGCTGGGCACGCTGGGCTGGGGCTAAGGCAGACTTAGCCTCAGGCACAGAGTGTGTTGAGGCTTTAGAGTCAGGGCCGGGAGCGTGAAGGCGGTTTTGTCGGGCAACGCGGCGTTTCAATTTAGGGGCCCGGAGGCAGCCTCAGGTGACCATGTGTTCGgtacaggacgcagctaggggGTTCGATGGCGGTTCCTGGTCGCGAGCACAGAgagccgtggcgtgatcgtcgaAACACTTAACGAATCGGAAGCGCGCTTGACAGTTAGGGAATGAGTGCCCGTAttgttgacagttatggcactgactagaAGTGCCTTTTTGTGGGGGGTTTCCACGGCGACACCGGATAGACCCTTATATTGTTCACACACACATGTTActctagttttttaaattataataaatgaaaaacatcaAAAATGCATAAAGTTCAATTTATATAGATTTTACATGAATACATATAAGCATTCTGGTCAATTTATATTTCTGTCGTCGTATAAGCCGTATCTCGTACTGGTTCATCGTTTATTTCTGCTGTTATTTCTTGCGTTCCAATTCTCCATAGAGCTTATAGAAGAGATCCCAGAAGGCCATCCGGTGGTGGAAGGGCCTGCTTCTGAGCTGCAGGTCGGTGTCGATGTCCAGATACGGCCGCTTGTTACCTTCTACTGTCGACCACACGACCGGCAGCAGGTCCGTCGGCTCAGGGGTGGGGTTACTGGAACATGGAAGGCATCAAAGAACATATATACACATTGATCTCTGTAACGTtgaagtggtcgtggcctaaaggataagatgcctgCTGCAGTTTTTGTTATGCGTACTAAacatatgttcacgaatgacttccacgatgaaggaataacatcgtgtaatcgcgagtaggtaccagcaccctgccccGTTCtatcgtgaaacagtaatgcatttcggtctgaagggtgggggcagccgttgtactgtaaaaactcaaaccttagaactcaggtcaggtgggtggtggcatttatgtactttgtagatgtttatggattcctATGGGTTCAGACAGTTCTTGAGCTAGTCTAaccacctaagtaataaaacaaaagaagaaaaatgtAAGGAGCTCAATTGTTGCATTTAGAGTTCCATCACTTAAATTGTTTATtggtacatatgtatgtacgtatatgcatacaatacatacaatgCAACATACCCGTATTTGGCAAAATTAGCCCAAAGAGTAGTGATCCTGTCGATGATCAGTTGGTCCTCCTCGGCGATGTGCTGTCCCGGGACCGCATCCACGGCCAGCAGGTAGCCGAGCTCGTCCGCGTGCGCAGCGCCCTCCGCCGTTATGCCGAGGTACTCCTTCATGGCATTCCTGCCTCCGTCGTACGAGAACACGTAGTAATATACCTCCTTGTTACCGTCGGCCAATGACTTCTTTATAGACCGCTGGACGGCGTAGTTGAAGTAATAGTCTGATGCAAAATCTATAAACTCATCGAACTGCTTCTCGGTCAGCGTCTCGTCTCCGATGTAGAAATGTCTCACGTGGTCTTCCATATCGTTATCGGTCAAGTTGAAAGCCCGTTCCAGAAAAGCTCGAATTCCTGTCACCTCGTAGTCTTCGGGGGTCACATAAGCATGTAATGTTAGAAATTCTTTATTGGTTACTCCATAAATAGCAGGAATGTTTCTAGCCTCTAAATTTTCAGGAAAGTCGGAAAGAAAACTGTCAACTCCGTCGTATTTGTTTTCTAAGCAAGGTCTAAGAGTACCGCCTCTTAAGGTAGAGCTTTGAGAAGTGCTGGCTGCAACCACCAGGTGGGGGTCTTGATCGGCCAGAAACTTTACCGCCTCTAAGAAGTTGTCAGTTTCGAATCCCAGCTGGCTCGCTATTTCTATTGGAACACGGCTGCTAGGTTTCCTAATACCCCCAGCAAAGAAAGCAGATCCACTCTGGATGATCACCTGATTGAACAGCTTATCCTGGTCGGTCAGTAGGTGTAGCTCGACAGCGACGCCGCCAGCACTCTCTCCGAATAAGGTTATTTTAGAGGCATCTCCGCCGAACGCTTCGATATTTTCCTTAATCCATCTCAAAGCAAGAACTTGGTCCTTCATACCCTGGTTGCCGGGAAAATCAGGACTGTCCAAACATAAGAACCCATAGAGTCCGAGTCGGTAGCTGACCGATACGACGATGACGTCATGTCGGACCAGGTCGTCGAAGGAGTAGTCCCTGCCTGTCCCGCTGCCGCTAGTGAAGCCTCCTCCGTGGATCCAAACCATCACGGGGCGCTTGTTGCGCGATGTAGCCGTGTTTGGGACATAAACGTTCAGGTTCAAACACTGGAGACTACCAACTCCGACGCCCTTAGTAACTTGAGGACAAACTACGGAATCATCGTATGCTTCGAATGTCTCTTCGAAACCAGGGTGTGGTACTGATGGCTGAAAAGTAAAATGTTCTTTGATTTCGATAGAATACTACAATTATTACGAGTATTGTAATGTtagattgtttattttaattaataggtTGAGTATTGTTCTCCTGAAAGCTGGTAAGCAAACTTAACACTTTAGAACTGCTAGAGAGATCCGgcaattttttgtatttgtttaaatatataataatatataataggtTGGTGAAAAAGTttattcgcattttttaagaaaattcacaacattattttatatagtttatttacatttaactaaagtatgtaagtaccattttgttcgataactttttgtcaTCTtgtagaaattttggggcttctgatcaaaataccgcgacaattggttttggcattcctctcgtgatgttaacctgacactgcctaaagaattccgAAGAGACCGAAACATGTGGAAATCtaaaggtgcaaggtcaggactatacggcggatacATTAACACCttccagccaagctctcttaatttttgctaagtggctaaagatgtgtgaggtctagcgttatcatgatgaaaaaccacaccccttctgttgattaattccggccgctttctctcagcttcttgctttaatctcatcagttgctcgcagtagagttcagaatcgatggtcctgcctggtggtaacagctcataatgaataatgcccttccaatcccaccacacacagagcatcaccttgttgcgagttagcCCGGGATTCGCCACAATCtatgaagcctgaccggcctttgaccacaatctttttcgcacgttcttgtcatACGTGATCCACTTTCATTACCAGTTATCAACTTCTTAAAAAATCGTTCGGTTTCATTGCGTCGTtattgtgattctttattaagaatcacaaatgagtacacggttcactAGGTATCTTTCAGtaagctcgtgaggtacccagatatcgagcttttttgtgtacccagttttttttcaaatgggCCAAAAcagttttgtggtcaattcccagttcttcagctacgccgtaactactgatatgccgatcttgctccactttttcaaaaatggcatccattttatccgtaatagggcgaccagagcgacgtgcatctttgacatcaaaatttccggattgaaaacgcttaaccaaatttgtgctactcgcacagacactgcactatagtagaattattttgtccgtgcagtttgggtcataaaaaatcggagcggtgaagcgagtattccactcacgagccttatggacgggcatagtgatgcgcattattgttgtcgataagcgttatcgatagtgtagttagttttgtcattttgtggattagtgataaaaatgaaagaaaaaatcactaatcgaacacttacagtacatatcgccgcagcaagttaacgagaacggcagaaattaacactttgtaactttttgggatctattcttatttcagtgaaaatttttaatacattgttgataacaacacgtgtaaatattattttgaataaattctgccgttttgatacaaaacaaatgagtagccattgtgtcactaaagaaattcagagaacgaatgcataaaaacacatttctcttcgacataatgtactattatttgcaggtaagtacaaatgactcataacataacaatgcttcaccacccttcgtataccatcccgccgccgtgtaccttttttttaattgctagatgggtggacgagctcacagcccacctggtgttaagtggttactggagcttatagGCATTACtgcttgcttcacggcagaaataggcagggccgtggtacctacccgcgcggactcacaagagatcctaccaccagtaattacgcaaattataatttcgcgggtttcattgtttattacacgatgttactccttcaccgtggaagtcaatcgtgaacgtttgttgagtacgtatttcattagaaaaattggtacccgcctgagattcgaacaccggtgcatcggtcaacacgaatgcatcgtacgtcttatccgttaggccacgacgacttcaagaccttcgatgactcatttgtttttatcgataatggcgttgcgcccgcgcaacatgctcacggCCCTAGCcaggctatgttttatgacccaaactgcacggacaaaataattctactataggtccataaacattgcaattttttttcgcggcttgcgttgcatttttatcttttttgtagtaaaattttaaaatgtagtatcgaatttcttcactcatcttgacagtacgaaaaataataataatcatacattttcctaatttgaatttagaattattttctttaaaatttaaacttttaatgctaccaaaaccagccagatacaaatggtataaatttttataaattttttcaaagagatttattacaagttcatacatactataatgcgaaaatactttttccccaacctattatataacgtggttaacgacttttagtaatattaagactttgttttgactattattttaaatgatgaaatgttgttttgataaatatcacaaaatgtagggtagactccgtaacgctaCAGTATAAAATgccggtacgtggacagagtcgtggcattccgtgtcagacagtcattcagtccgtatcagacggtccgtccgtctgtcagtgagtctctggcaggcagtcagtcagtcagtcagtcggtctgtcggtatgtggaacgaaactgtcggtttaccctgtcattgtgaaagttgtgtgtgttgagtttcaataattattattcaaaaagttttattgactaaactgagttcaatcgaatacgagtgatgacggaaactaccgctcagccatccatGGCCCGCCCCGACATCAGAAgcgggatcaggactctactctcactggcgtgacgtatttgaacatgttcgaagtacagcggaaaaacatgatgcagatcagagtACCAGTAACGGTATCTAAGATCACGGGTCAGAAATTCATCGGGAACAGACAGATGCCGATCCATGTGCTTGGTGCGCTACGGTTGATATGTACCTCGATGAACGTCTACTGGATGGTGCATAGCTCATTGTAGTCTTCAGTGGGGCCCTGAAAGGCGGTGCCTTATCATGTTGTCGCGGATTTCACACATAGGTGTCACATGGAGGCATTTGCGACTTATTTCTCGCTCGTTATGATGCGAAATTCTTGCTGTGACGCTTATCAATTTAAGCAATGGTAAGCCAcaaaagcgtgaatgcagcatacgcacgtcgtgtaataacgtccgttacctcgatggaagatctgagccacgaagaaatcgtcacatcttacgttctggctcatgttgcccagttgactCTCGACTTAATCatatggcatttactagcggaaatacgacacgtaacaagctattgcaagaaattaaggcaagtgcaagtctcaagtgaaagttcgatcgcaataatagatctgtcatgacgagtgggtagttccgacacgaatcgttttaagccaatgactactgctagagttacatgccactagtgcagtaaaccaggacatgaaactgtgaattgtcgctgaaactttagaatctgctagatttaataccaataacactacacgttcgatgacttcgggctccagcaagcaagcaagtttccgtggggaagaaaattgacacatttgaagtcgtcgtgacctgtaagataagacgtccggtgcgttcgtgtctggcgatgcggcggtgttcgggtcccgctggcggatgccagtttttccggtgaagtgcgtgcttgtgcgtgcttgacaagtgttcgcggttggcttccgcagtgtgggagtaacatcgtgtagtagaggtggaacccgcaaaattgtagtttgcatGGTGGCTGGTGGtaagatgtcttgtgagtctgcacaggtagccggaggtgagactttcgcggtcgcggcccacccagtccgcgagaaccgggcagatcgcctcgacggtacggaggccggccgacgggtccgccaaacgacgagaccacgcctccagcacggaatgccgagattggagcctccgcgctccggctgcacttgagctagggcgcgccgcctcgtaggagactgtgaggtatccttgaatgactctgaccgcgatcgcgcgctgccggcgtcgcagcgcggcgacgttctcgtgggtaaggacgtggcaccagacgggtgctccgtatagtgccatcgaccgcacgggtaccatcaccctgcctatttctgccgtgaagcagtggtgtatttcggtttgaatggtggggcagcggttgtagctatgctgagaccttggaacttgtatctcggggtggatgacgcgtttgcgttgtggatATCTGTGGGGTCCAGTAACTACAtagcaccgggtgggctgtgagctcgtccatagtccacccatctaagcaaaaacattgcTACGAGTTGCCGCCGAGGCAAATTGATGGCGCGATGTCATCGACGGCCGCGAGCAACGCAGCAGcagagcgacgtgccggtagctgcgtaatatcgagtatttttggtaaatgagaacaatctggtgagtcgtattatttttatttggattctggtgccgaatgctctcttgtcaagaaatttATTAGCAGTAGCCTCATATTTCAGCAATTTTatgcgatggttctcataaagggtctgttgttttgaccaaaactgtacggaacaaatcctttgcgatggtttattgcttactcatttttatgtcatgtactacccgatagttgttttaatcggttcagttagattgagcattcagcgaaataagcacttaaatctagtgtgtccttattcgaagcccagacttgcgttattgctGACCAAGCTCTcaatgagctcatggaattgttcatCTTTTTTTAGATTGTTCTATCCAACGTATAAAAAGGGTGAGCCCTCTTGAGCTTTTAATAATTCGCGTGCCATACCCCCAAAGCTTTTTACTTTAAATGATACTGAAAACAAGAGATTAACCTTGACGAGACCAGAGAGCAACCGttggaaagttagtaaaatttgatgttgaaaTTGATGTTAAGCTTGATGATTTGATGTTGAAACTGATAACACTCATGATTACATAAATTTgcctaagtagtgctactgacgagactgatgagtgaggtgagagtacctccatcgattggtacagcggagacctgagTCTCAATGGACACTATCGTTGTGTTGGTCTATTAATGACCTGGGAGTcgctgactctatattgtgaagtgatgtgtattgtttttatcatttgtggtactagctgcgccggcagccaggccatgagcgttctatacgattttgttgaaactagtgatgtagaagatgtagagtcaaatgaccacgatacaactaactgattaaagtaaggttGCAAGACCGTTATCGTTGATGTGTAGCGATGTAGAAACTGAAATTGATATTGACGAAATTCGCGAGATAGCATCTGagaacataaaaaaatgtgcGGATTATGATAAGGGGCGATTTGATAAAACAAAGgcgaaaatttcaattttttcggTCGGTGATTTCGTTTTATTAGAAAACGAAGAGCGGAATCAAACGAAACTTGAGCCGAAGTTCAAAGGTCCATTTAGAGTAGTAGAGGTTCTGGACGGTGATCGTTATACGTTGAAAGCTTTAAACTCTAAGCGTACGTACAAATATGCACACGATAGGTTGAGGAGGATGCCAGTAGGTCATGTACCAGTCGAAGTTGATGTTGACAATGATCCTATTGAAGATGAGTGAGCCTAAGTTGTgcccgtattgtgttcgaccgtaccagtagctattacgtagtcgtgcccggtagaaatcggtgtctcttgaggcaactcaagtagtccgtgggtgcgcggtgcgcgtttggctctggtggaggtcggggtctgtaaagaccatcgtgtgtagtcagcgggtgatgcacacgggtgattcacgctgtggatgcgcatcttgagggcaattgcgattgctggtcggctggagagccgtggcgatAGAGAGGCTTATGTGAAATTTCGATAATTTAATTGTGATTAATTAAATGGTTGAATGAATAAACGACGGTGGTACAAGGCTCTGATCATCTTCTGCTCTT comes from the Bombyx mori chromosome 10, ASM3026992v2 genome and includes:
- the LOC101740989 gene encoding esterase FE4, which translates into the protein MLRLVALLGLLSAVAARLRIDPLVDTQRGLIRGLRSENGKFSKFLGIPYALVDENNPFGPSVPHPGFEETFEAYDDSVVCPQVTKGVGVGSLQCLNLNVYVPNTATSRNKRPVMVWIHGGGFTSGSGTGRDYSFDDLVRHDVIVVSVSYRLGLYGFLCLDSPDFPGNQGMKDQVLALRWIKENIEAFGGDASKITLFGESAGGVAVELHLLTDQDKLFNQVIIQSGSAFFAGGIRKPSSRVPIEIASQLGFETDNFLEAVKFLADQDPHLVVAASTSQSSTLRGGTLRPCLENKYDGVDSFLSDFPENLEARNIPAIYGVTNKEFLTLHAYVTPEDYEVTGIRAFLERAFNLTDNDMEDHVRHFYIGDETLTEKQFDEFIDFASDYYFNYAVQRSIKKSLADGNKEVYYYVFSYDGGRNAMKEYLGITAEGAAHADELGYLLAVDAVPGQHIAEEDQLIIDRITTLWANFAKYGNPTPEPTDLLPVVWSTVEGNKRPYLDIDTDLQLRSRPFHHRMAFWDLFYKLYGELERKK